The DNA sequence CGCGCCGCACACGGCGGACATGGGAAAGGTTCCAATCGCACCGGGAAAACCGGCGCTGATAAAATCCTGAATGTTCCTTGCGGCACCGTAGTGCTCGATCCCGATACCGAAGAATTTATCGGCGAAATTCTCGTGCATGGCGAAGAGATGATGATCGCCAAAGGCGGGCGCGGCGGTCTTGGCAACACCCATTTTAAATCGTCTGTTACACAGGCACCGACACGCTGCACACCCGGCACCGCCGGCGAAGAGCGCGCATACCGGCTCGAACTTAAACTCATGACCGATGTCGGGCTGGTCGGCTATCCGAACGCCGGCAAATCCACCCTGCTCACCGCCCTCACCGATGCCCGTCCGAAAATCGCCGCCTATCCGTTCACGACACTCAATCCGATCATCGGCACGCTGATTTTCGAAAACTTTAACCGTATCCGCATCGCCGACATCCCGGGGCTCATCGACGGCGCCAGCGAGGGCGTCGGACTCGGACACTATTTTCTGCGCCACATCGAGCGCTCAAAATTTCTGCTTTTCGTTATTGATATGGCGGCGGCTGACGGACGCGACCCGGTTGATGATTACAATAATCTGCGCGCTGAACTTATTGCATATAATCCCGATCTCGCGGCGCGCCCGTTTCATGTGCTCGCCAACAAAATGGATGAACCGGCGGCGGCAGAGAATTTTAAAATTTTTAAACAGTGCACCGGCACTGCCGTGTTTCCCATTTCTGCCGGACTCAACAAAGGGCTCGATGAGATCAAAGAACTTCTTTACCGGCATTTCTTCAGCAAATAACTGCAGCCGGTATCCGGGCCGTTCAGACCATAAAAAGCGTGCAGCATAAAATATCCGAACCTATAACAGGTGAGCTCATTCCGGACTGTTTCC is a window from the Kiritimatiellales bacterium genome containing:
- the obgE gene encoding GTPase ObgE, producing MKATVFRDRVKIFVRAGNGGDGICSFRREKFVPKGGPDGGDGGHGGNVILRGNMDEDSLNTLHHHPHQRAAHGGHGKGSNRTGKTGADKILNVPCGTVVLDPDTEEFIGEILVHGEEMMIAKGGRGGLGNTHFKSSVTQAPTRCTPGTAGEERAYRLELKLMTDVGLVGYPNAGKSTLLTALTDARPKIAAYPFTTLNPIIGTLIFENFNRIRIADIPGLIDGASEGVGLGHYFLRHIERSKFLLFVIDMAAADGRDPVDDYNNLRAELIAYNPDLAARPFHVLANKMDEPAAAENFKIFKQCTGTAVFPISAGLNKGLDEIKELLYRHFFSK